Proteins from a genomic interval of Dermacentor variabilis isolate Ectoservices chromosome 8, ASM5094787v1, whole genome shotgun sequence:
- the LOC142590068 gene encoding glucose-induced degradation protein 4 homolog: MPVRTTEIVPPLPANAQQPGVTRSLLYNGSRFQGQQKSKGNSYDVEVVLQHVDEANSYLCGYLKIKGLTEEYPTLTTFFDGEIISGKYPFLTRKWDADEEVDKKHWSKFGSFEDYTKTFNCDSFNYTSLKASENVFMRWKEHFLVPDHTIKDINGASFAGFYYICFQKKSATIEGYYYHRSSEWYQSLTLRHVPEHSIQIYEFR, translated from the exons ATGCCCGTAAGAACGACGGAGATCGTACCACCCTTGCCAGCCAACGCGCAGCAACCTGGCGTCACCAGGTCGCTGCTCTACAACGGCTCCCGGTTCCAGGGCCAACAGAAGAGCAAAGGCAACAGCTACGACGTCGAAGTTGTGCTTCAG CACGTGGACGAAGCCAACTCCTACTTGTGCGgctacctgaagatcaagggcCTCACAGAGGAGTACCCGACACTCACCACATTTTTCGATGGAGAGATCATCAGCGGGAAGTACCCATTTCTCACGAGGAAATGGGATGCTGACGAGGAAGTCGACAAGAAACACTGG AGCAAGTTTGGGTCATTCGAGGATTACACCAAGACGTTCAACTGTGACAGTTTCAACTACACGAGCCTCAAAGCATCCGAAAACGTTTTCATGAGGTGGAAG GAACACTTTCTGGTTCCTGACCACACCATCAAGGACATCAATGGGGCATCCTTTGCGGGCTTCTACTACATCTGCTTCCAGAAAAAGTCGGCCACCATTGAAGGCTACTACTACCACCGAAGCTCTGAATG gTACCAGTCACTAACGCTGCGGCACGTGCCGGAGCACAGCATTCAGATATACGAATTCCGGTGA
- the l(2)k14505 gene encoding ATP synthase mitochondrial F1 complex assembly factor 2 homolog l(2)k14505, giving the protein MFGYTCKIGRALLVARAVVISGRHSKRFYPAKKKRFYKEVSIVRSGDQFEVCLDQRKLKTPLGKLLLVPNEALAVAVATEWDCQQTEINPNEMHLTGLCNTVVDNPSKKTKEDTASDILEFLESDTLCYRMQEPDELVTLQKEKWDPLLRWYEERFNVKLEAKSDLAVSTLPQQVCDVAFKHLMSYSLWGLTGIQYGAESLKSLILFQAALAQHLSVEQAVMLGRLESEFQTSRWGRVEWAHDLDREQVLSRVAAAVLFVQLTSESSSIVSKSSTAKPAHQSSAGLER; this is encoded by the exons ATGTTCGGGTATACGTGTAAAATAGGTCGTGCTCTATTAGTTGCTCGAGCCGTTGTGATCTCCGGTCGTCATTCGAAGAGGTTCTATCCAG CCAAGAAGAAACGGTTTTACAAAGAAGTCAGCATAGTCCGATCTGGGG ATCAATTCGAGGTCTGCCTCGACCAGAGGAAGCTCAAGACGCCCCTGGGAAAACTGCTGCTCGTTCCAAACGAGGCGTTGGCGGTTGCTGTGGCAACAGAATGGGACTGCCAGCAGACAGAAATCAACCCCAACGAAATGCACCTG ACTGGCCTTTGCAACACGGTCGTGGACAACCCTTCCAAAAAGACAAAGGAAGATACGGCGTCCGATATACTGGAGTTCCTGGAATCGGACACTCTTTG CTATCGAATGCAGGAGCCTGACGAGCTTGTCACCTTGCAAAAGGAGAAGTGGGATCCCTTATTGCGATGGTACGAAGAAAG GTTCAACGTGAAGCTGGAGGCAAAGAGCGACCTGGCGGTGTCAACGCTACCTCAACAAGTGTGCGATGTTGCCTTCAAGCACCTGATGTCGTATTCATTGTGGGGTCTGACAG GCATCCAATACGGCGCGGAAAGCCTCAAGTCTTTGATCCTTTTCCAAGCGGCCTTGGCCCAGCACCTCAGTGTGGAGCAAGCTGTCATGCTGGGAAGGCTGGAGAGCGAATTTCAG ACGAGTCGCTGGGGCAGGGTGGAGTGGGCCCACGACCTTGACCGAGAGCAAGTCCTCAGTCGAGTGGCAGCGGCAGTACTCTTTGTGCAGCTTACGTCCGAGTCGTCCAGCATCGTTTCCAAGTCGAGCACAGCGAAGCCAGCTCATCAGTCATCCGCAGGCTTGGAGAGGTGA